One window from the genome of Pseudomonas fluorescens encodes:
- a CDS encoding SMP-30/gluconolactonase/LRE family protein yields the protein MRKKLLASLCLAFSAGILQAHADAIPTLNYSAEGQQLQAIGSPEKELPTVTADLWLKVSDGPLQLEGPSFDRAGNLLFVEVFGGQVLKVDPDKKLSVVVPKNALGSAGLAIHKDGRLFVAGLGNFKNTGNLTAYKPDGSGKQVIIPASKNHLVDDLVFDSTGGFYFTDFKGTSTQPTGGVYYVPAGGKTIVSILPNLAIANGIALSPDGKTLWVTEFATGLLHRIELKDAKTIAPFGEAVVYRFSGPSPDSMRVDQDGNLYVALYSQGRVLVLNPNGLPIGQILIPGREKGHFLRSTSMALKPDTNEVYLVSNDGSLGEGSAIFRAKGFANAAKLYSHQ from the coding sequence ATGCGCAAAAAACTCTTGGCTTCCCTGTGCCTGGCCTTCAGCGCTGGCATCCTACAAGCCCACGCGGACGCTATCCCCACCCTGAACTACTCGGCGGAGGGCCAGCAACTCCAGGCCATTGGATCACCCGAAAAAGAGTTGCCGACGGTGACAGCCGATCTGTGGCTGAAGGTGTCCGACGGCCCCCTGCAACTGGAAGGTCCATCGTTCGACAGGGCCGGCAATTTGCTGTTTGTCGAGGTGTTCGGGGGGCAGGTTCTAAAGGTCGATCCCGACAAGAAACTCAGTGTCGTTGTGCCGAAAAACGCGCTGGGAAGTGCGGGACTGGCTATTCATAAAGACGGCAGATTGTTTGTGGCAGGGCTGGGTAATTTCAAAAATACCGGCAACCTGACAGCCTACAAACCGGACGGCTCAGGAAAGCAAGTCATCATCCCGGCAAGCAAAAACCATCTGGTGGATGACCTCGTTTTCGACAGCACAGGGGGATTTTATTTCACCGATTTCAAGGGTACATCGACTCAGCCCACCGGCGGCGTCTATTACGTCCCAGCTGGCGGCAAGACAATCGTCTCGATCCTGCCCAATCTCGCGATCGCCAACGGCATTGCGCTCTCTCCCGACGGCAAGACCCTTTGGGTCACTGAGTTCGCGACGGGGCTGCTGCACCGAATCGAACTGAAAGATGCCAAGACAATCGCTCCCTTCGGGGAAGCCGTTGTTTACCGGTTTAGCGGCCCATCACCTGACTCAATGCGTGTCGATCAAGATGGCAATCTGTACGTGGCCCTGTACAGCCAAGGCCGCGTGCTGGTACTCAATCCTAACGGCTTGCCCATCGGCCAGATCTTGATTCCGGGGCGCGAAAAGGGCCACTTTCTTCGCTCGACGAGCATGGCGCTCAAGCCCGACACCAACGAGGTTTATCTCGTGAGCAATGACGGCAGCCTCGGCGAAGGCAGCGCTATTTTCAGAGCCAAAGGCTTTGCCAATGCTGCGAAACTGTACTCCCATCAATAG
- a CDS encoding DUF2986 domain-containing protein: MNRRKKINQLLKANAKKASAKLAPKSKNQYISKADRLKLAAEASETPITPTQS, translated from the coding sequence ATGAATCGCCGCAAGAAAATAAACCAGTTATTGAAGGCTAACGCCAAAAAAGCCAGTGCCAAGCTGGCACCCAAAAGCAAGAATCAATACATCAGCAAAGCCGACCGACTGAAACTGGCAGCTGAAGCCAGTGAAACACCCATCACACCTACGCAAAGTTGA
- a CDS encoding tripartite tricarboxylate transporter permease yields the protein MMTPLLEQILIAFGMGILGAVIFAGIGLISGSDETTTLAPLTLLVVLLGVPAPGVLTFFLAGAVAKHMTHAVPTALLGIPGDTLATPLMREANFLRNLGVPHVALRKMISGAVIAALIAVPTAVLFAVMLAPFGDTIKRAAPWVFLLAAIAIAWFSKGRLAAVLALVPFVMVIVGLQSITGQYGVKLSVSYFLGIAIGPLIAALFSMLAPAERETMRRQQVRTFSLSADVKSWGGFFPNPLKVLDSKQSLWTAITAIISSATFVFSPVAMTVIMGELVGSRVKHVYHRLTTVITARNGVTEATYIAEALIPLIAFGLPLSPVAAGPAAPLFNAPPRFSVDTATGQVNNLHTLLSTWEFLGYGMLAVIVAILIAYPFTMNYAHRAASFVSRKISHEAVISTFVGLILVIGIWEGGALGLLVIVTVGLLGGFLSRFLGFNIGVQFMGYYTAVLTVPAIVALLNA from the coding sequence ATGATGACACCCCTGTTGGAGCAGATTCTCATTGCGTTCGGGATGGGCATATTAGGTGCAGTGATCTTCGCCGGGATTGGCCTCATTTCGGGCAGCGATGAAACCACCACCCTCGCCCCACTCACATTGCTCGTGGTGCTGTTGGGTGTACCTGCGCCCGGTGTCCTGACGTTCTTTCTCGCAGGTGCAGTGGCCAAACACATGACTCACGCCGTGCCCACGGCATTACTCGGCATCCCCGGCGACACCCTGGCAACGCCCCTGATGCGCGAGGCCAACTTCCTGCGCAATCTGGGTGTACCGCACGTCGCCCTGCGCAAGATGATTTCAGGCGCGGTTATCGCGGCGCTGATCGCAGTCCCCACGGCGGTGCTTTTCGCCGTGATGCTTGCGCCTTTTGGCGACACGATCAAACGCGCCGCCCCATGGGTTTTCCTGCTCGCTGCGATCGCCATTGCATGGTTTTCCAAGGGGCGACTTGCGGCGGTGCTCGCGCTTGTCCCCTTCGTGATGGTCATCGTCGGTCTGCAAAGCATCACCGGACAATACGGCGTCAAGCTGAGCGTCAGCTATTTCCTCGGTATCGCCATTGGCCCGCTGATTGCCGCGCTATTTTCAATGCTCGCCCCCGCTGAACGGGAGACGATGAGACGCCAGCAGGTGCGCACCTTCTCGCTGTCTGCGGATGTTAAAAGCTGGGGCGGTTTTTTCCCCAACCCGCTCAAGGTGCTGGACAGCAAACAAAGCCTGTGGACTGCGATCACAGCCATTATCTCCAGTGCAACGTTCGTCTTCAGCCCCGTTGCGATGACCGTGATCATGGGCGAACTCGTCGGGTCACGGGTCAAGCATGTCTACCATCGGCTGACAACGGTGATCACGGCCCGTAACGGCGTCACTGAAGCGACATACATCGCTGAAGCCTTGATCCCGTTGATCGCGTTTGGCTTGCCGTTGAGTCCGGTCGCCGCAGGGCCGGCCGCACCGCTGTTCAACGCCCCACCTCGCTTCAGCGTTGACACCGCCACCGGGCAGGTCAACAACCTCCATACCCTGCTCAGCACGTGGGAGTTTCTGGGTTATGGGATGCTGGCGGTGATCGTGGCGATCCTCATTGCCTATCCCTTCACGATGAATTACGCCCACCGGGCAGCGTCCTTCGTCTCACGCAAAATCAGTCACGAAGCGGTGATCTCGACGTTTGTCGGCCTGATTCTGGTGATCGGCATCTGGGAGGGCGGAGCACTCGGCTTACTGGTCATTGTCACCGTCGGCCTGCTGGGTGGTTTTCTATCGCGCTTCCTTGGCTTCAACATCGGCGTGCAATTCATGGGGTATTACACCGCTGTACTGACGGTGCCCGCCATCGTCGCCCTATTGAACGCATGA
- a CDS encoding PLP-dependent aminotransferase family protein has product MSRMTLAQQLTASLAAQIDDGTYRVGDRLPSLRECMRLLGHSKNTVITAYEALASQGLVEARHGQGFFVKQGTCGHYEPEEPPPYARAMDTIWLMRQQFVREPGHSPLGEGFPPVEWLMDMRLDKFTRQIMRMGVTTLFRYGNRLGNASLRQHLVQKLASYAISANPRQIVTTHGANHGLDLIIRRFLASGDTVLVEDPGYYPLFGKLQLQGARMLSVPRLPDGPDLDALEAHLRLHKPKLFFIQSVGHNPTGSDISPGKAHRLVQLAQEHDFILVDDDALADFKPAAAIRVSALDQLKRSLYVGSFSKSVSAALRVGFIAGSKEVIDELGDLKMLLHTSSSELCERTVDVVLMEGHFLRHLIRLQERVKSATAAALQMLDEMGAEVFCRPEQSLYLWARFAHFDDARELTRLLLPKGFMIAPGHIFSPEQSRINPWTRLNVAYLNDPVFKSTLQQWAVDGGGR; this is encoded by the coding sequence ATGAGCAGAATGACCTTGGCTCAGCAGCTCACCGCTTCGTTGGCAGCCCAGATTGACGACGGCACTTATCGCGTGGGCGACCGTTTGCCGTCACTTCGTGAATGCATGCGTTTGTTGGGCCATTCAAAAAATACGGTCATCACGGCGTATGAAGCGCTGGCCTCTCAAGGCTTGGTTGAAGCCAGGCATGGGCAGGGGTTTTTCGTCAAACAAGGCACCTGCGGTCACTACGAACCCGAGGAACCGCCGCCCTATGCCAGGGCGATGGATACCATTTGGCTAATGCGCCAGCAATTCGTCCGTGAGCCTGGGCATTCGCCTCTTGGGGAAGGATTCCCTCCCGTAGAGTGGTTAATGGACATGCGCCTGGACAAGTTCACCCGGCAAATCATGCGGATGGGCGTTACCACGCTGTTCAGGTACGGAAATCGGCTGGGCAATGCCAGCCTGCGCCAGCATCTGGTGCAAAAATTGGCGTCTTACGCCATTAGCGCGAATCCTCGGCAAATCGTCACGACTCACGGTGCAAATCATGGGCTGGACCTGATCATCCGACGCTTCCTTGCGTCGGGGGACACGGTACTTGTCGAGGATCCAGGCTATTACCCTTTGTTTGGCAAGCTGCAATTGCAGGGGGCTCGAATGCTGTCCGTGCCGCGTCTGCCCGATGGCCCGGATCTTGATGCGCTAGAAGCACACCTGCGCCTGCATAAACCGAAACTGTTTTTCATACAGTCCGTTGGCCATAACCCGACAGGGTCTGACATTTCGCCGGGTAAGGCGCATCGACTGGTTCAATTGGCACAGGAGCATGATTTCATTTTGGTGGACGATGACGCGTTGGCTGATTTCAAGCCCGCCGCAGCCATCAGAGTGTCGGCATTGGACCAACTGAAGCGTTCGCTGTACGTGGGGAGCTTTTCGAAATCCGTTTCCGCAGCCCTGAGAGTGGGGTTCATCGCGGGCAGCAAGGAGGTTATCGATGAGTTGGGCGACCTGAAAATGTTGCTGCACACCAGTTCTTCTGAGCTTTGCGAGCGAACGGTCGACGTGGTGTTAATGGAGGGGCATTTCCTCAGGCACTTGATTCGGCTTCAGGAGCGGGTCAAATCGGCTACCGCCGCAGCGTTGCAAATGCTGGATGAGATGGGGGCCGAGGTGTTCTGTCGTCCTGAGCAGAGCCTGTATTTATGGGCCAGGTTTGCTCATTTCGACGATGCCAGGGAGTTGACCCGGCTGCTGTTGCCGAAGGGTTTCATGATCGCTCCCGGGCACATTTTTTCGCCTGAGCAATCGCGTATCAATCCATGGACGAGACTCAATGTGGCTTATCTGAACGACCCGGTCTTCAAGTCCACGTTGCAACAATGGGCGGTGGATGGCGGGGGGCGTTGA
- a CDS encoding hydroxymethylglutaryl-CoA reductase, degradative: MSIDSRLPNFRSLTPAERLNHLQDLLNLPAADVALLSDEGALPLEMADGMIENVIGKFELPYAVASNFQINGRDVIVPLVVEEPSVVAAASFMAKLARDAGGFLTSSSQPLMRAQVQIVDIEDPFNARLSLLRHKDDIIELANRKDQLLNKLGGGCRDIEVHTFAQSPRGPMLVAHLIVDVRDAMGANTVNTMAEAVAPLMEEITGGKVRLRILSNLADLRLARAQVRIAPALLTTGAYKGEDVIEGILDAYNFAVIDPYRAATHNKGIMNGIDPLIVATGNDWRAVEAGAHAYACRDGHYGSLTTWEKDSKGNLVGTLEMPMPVGLVGGATKAHPLAQLSLRILGVKTAQELAEIAVAVGLAQNLGALRALSTEGIQRGHMALHARNIALSAGAKGDEVTWLVKEMVDARDVRSDKAAELLKQKRAE, translated from the coding sequence ATGAGCATCGACTCTCGCCTTCCCAATTTTCGCAGCCTGACGCCTGCCGAGCGCCTCAATCACCTTCAAGACCTGCTCAACCTCCCGGCCGCTGACGTGGCCCTGCTTAGCGACGAAGGCGCGCTCCCGCTCGAAATGGCTGATGGCATGATCGAAAACGTGATAGGCAAGTTCGAATTACCGTACGCCGTCGCCAGCAATTTCCAGATCAATGGCCGAGACGTCATTGTCCCGCTGGTCGTGGAAGAGCCTTCAGTCGTTGCCGCTGCCTCTTTCATGGCCAAGCTTGCCCGGGACGCGGGTGGATTCCTGACGTCCAGTTCTCAACCGCTGATGCGCGCACAAGTTCAGATCGTAGACATTGAAGACCCCTTCAATGCCCGGCTCAGCCTCCTGCGTCACAAAGACGACATCATTGAATTGGCAAACCGCAAGGATCAATTGCTCAATAAGCTAGGGGGCGGTTGCCGGGATATCGAAGTCCACACCTTTGCTCAAAGCCCGAGAGGCCCCATGCTCGTGGCTCACTTGATCGTGGACGTGCGTGACGCGATGGGTGCCAATACCGTGAACACGATGGCAGAAGCCGTCGCCCCGTTGATGGAGGAAATCACCGGCGGGAAGGTACGCCTGCGCATTCTCTCGAACCTCGCCGACTTGCGCCTGGCCCGTGCCCAGGTCCGTATTGCCCCAGCGTTGCTCACCACTGGCGCTTATAAAGGTGAGGACGTGATCGAAGGCATTCTCGACGCCTACAACTTTGCCGTCATCGACCCCTACCGTGCCGCGACCCACAACAAGGGCATCATGAATGGGATTGACCCGCTGATCGTCGCCACAGGTAACGACTGGCGCGCAGTGGAAGCGGGGGCTCACGCCTACGCTTGCCGCGATGGACACTACGGCTCGCTGACAACGTGGGAAAAAGACAGCAAAGGGAATCTGGTGGGCACTCTCGAAATGCCGATGCCTGTCGGACTGGTCGGCGGTGCCACGAAAGCCCACCCACTGGCGCAACTTTCCTTGCGCATTCTGGGGGTGAAAACCGCTCAGGAACTCGCTGAAATCGCCGTCGCCGTCGGCTTGGCACAAAACCTCGGAGCTTTGAGAGCCCTTTCTACGGAAGGCATCCAGCGTGGCCACATGGCGCTGCATGCACGAAATATTGCACTGTCAGCCGGCGCGAAAGGCGATGAAGTGACTTGGCTGGTCAAAGAGATGGTCGATGCACGCGACGTTCGCTCCGACAAAGCGGCGGAGCTTCTCAAGCAAAAGCGGGCCGAGTGA
- a CDS encoding YopT-type cysteine protease domain-containing protein codes for MNADWPALGLNNVEHSFGTKFGASNNPFLQKALKDQKKNGNCFAYSMLWCRQGIKLNRKLQSKSELITHMPLMVAAQAMQSQQVRQNKKGAYGAEGMLGEAYYQAMAAAFCVCATEVGKDVGSILSDHKGWLDLVTKSEGYYVIAFIFSGGGAHAVAASNKGRDLVFFDPNYGQYSVDNYAPWEMLQYYADVKKGCDSYGFITNWIAVRVT; via the coding sequence ATGAACGCAGACTGGCCAGCGTTGGGCTTGAATAACGTAGAACACTCTTTTGGGACCAAGTTTGGCGCCAGCAATAATCCTTTTCTTCAAAAAGCACTGAAAGATCAGAAGAAAAACGGCAACTGCTTCGCTTACTCAATGCTCTGGTGCCGTCAAGGCATAAAATTGAATCGCAAGCTTCAGAGCAAGAGTGAATTAATCACGCACATGCCACTCATGGTCGCCGCACAAGCGATGCAGTCGCAGCAGGTACGACAGAACAAAAAGGGCGCTTATGGGGCAGAGGGAATGTTGGGCGAGGCCTATTACCAAGCGATGGCAGCTGCATTCTGCGTTTGCGCAACGGAAGTTGGCAAAGATGTTGGATCTATTTTGAGCGACCACAAGGGCTGGCTTGACTTGGTGACCAAGTCAGAAGGGTATTATGTCATTGCCTTTATCTTCTCTGGTGGAGGGGCGCACGCTGTAGCGGCGTCGAATAAAGGTAGGGATCTGGTGTTTTTTGATCCCAACTATGGTCAGTATTCAGTCGATAATTACGCGCCATGGGAAATGTTGCAGTACTACGCTGACGTCAAGAAAGGCTGCGACAGCTATGGTTTTATAACGAATTGGATCGCGGTCAGGGTGACCTGA
- the tssI gene encoding type VI secretion system tip protein TssI/VgrG: MFSPANQTQFSLTINGFEHDVQVLAFTGEEGISRPYLFNVECVSERSDLDLASLFNKEAFLTLGATGNGIHGRVYHIAQSGHGPGLTHYSLALVPHLSYLRHRINQRIYQQFSVPRIVALILEEHGILGDAYRFRLGATYPEREYCTQYGETDLHFIQRLCEEEGIHFHFQHSVQGHVLVFGDDQAIFPGIGQPTAYGQARDTVTNEPLIKRINLRLGQLPRRDSHRNDDVEQHLDIEDDDRLERFTSHEHGEQRRLRTMERRHAAYRQAEGQSDQTRLASGHVLEISGHPRQEWNALWLLTQVIHEGRQPQVLNEDVAGGNAAHEGDFHQGYRNRFIVLPWNVSYRPSLAHKKPRVPSDQTAVVIALQDEEIQSDGCLARIKVKFPWDRDDRFDDKSRCWLTGPSDWGCEVAPLRTGMEVMVTFLENDPDQPLISGCLCCR; the protein is encoded by the coding sequence ATGTTCAGCCCAGCCAATCAAACGCAGTTCAGTTTGACCATCAACGGTTTTGAGCACGATGTTCAAGTGCTCGCATTCACTGGAGAAGAGGGAATCAGCAGGCCTTACCTCTTCAACGTGGAGTGTGTTAGCGAACGGTCTGACCTGGATCTTGCAAGCCTTTTCAACAAAGAGGCTTTTCTGACGTTGGGCGCTACGGGCAACGGCATTCATGGACGGGTCTACCACATCGCACAAAGCGGTCATGGCCCGGGTTTGACACATTACAGCCTGGCCCTCGTACCGCACCTGTCCTACTTGCGGCACCGCATCAACCAGAGGATCTATCAACAGTTCTCGGTGCCGAGAATCGTCGCCTTGATCCTGGAAGAGCACGGCATTCTGGGCGATGCCTATCGGTTTCGCCTGGGGGCGACCTACCCAGAGCGTGAGTACTGTACCCAGTACGGCGAAACGGATTTGCACTTTATCCAGCGCTTGTGCGAAGAGGAGGGTATCCACTTTCACTTCCAACACAGCGTTCAAGGCCACGTGCTGGTGTTTGGCGATGACCAGGCGATTTTCCCCGGGATCGGACAGCCCACTGCTTATGGGCAAGCGCGCGATACGGTGACCAACGAGCCGCTGATCAAGCGCATCAACCTGCGTCTGGGGCAGCTCCCCCGTCGTGACTCGCACCGCAACGATGATGTCGAGCAACACCTGGACATTGAAGACGATGACAGGCTGGAGCGTTTCACCAGTCATGAGCACGGCGAGCAGAGACGTCTTCGCACTATGGAGCGTCGCCATGCGGCTTATCGTCAAGCCGAAGGGCAGAGTGACCAGACTCGCTTAGCCAGCGGCCATGTGCTGGAAATCTCGGGTCATCCGCGCCAGGAGTGGAACGCCCTATGGCTACTGACCCAGGTCATCCACGAAGGTCGGCAACCACAGGTATTGAATGAGGATGTCGCCGGTGGCAACGCTGCGCATGAAGGTGACTTCCATCAGGGTTACCGCAACCGCTTTATCGTTCTTCCATGGAATGTGTCCTATCGTCCGTCGTTGGCCCACAAGAAGCCTCGGGTGCCAAGCGACCAGACGGCTGTTGTCATCGCCCTGCAAGACGAAGAGATCCAGAGTGATGGGTGCTTGGCAAGGATCAAGGTCAAGTTCCCTTGGGACCGCGACGACAGATTTGATGACAAGAGTCGGTGTTGGCTGACGGGACCCTCCGATTGGGGGTGTGAAGTCGCGCCCCTGCGGACGGGCATGGAGGTTATGGTTACATTTCTTGAAAACGACCCCGATCAGCCGCTGATCAGTGGTTGCTTGTGTTGTCGCTAG
- the arsH gene encoding arsenical resistance protein ArsH: MTEFSSEPPNDFPNLDLSLFDVPTPEKLTQSAEPQHKPRILLLYGSTRERSFSQLLTREAARLLELMGAETAIFDPSGLPLPDDAPVDHPKVQELRDLVMWSEGQVWCSPERHGSMSAVFKAQIDWIPLALGAVRPSQGKTLAVMQVCGGSQSFNTVNQLRVLGRWMRMVTIPNQSSVPKAFLEFDEAGRMKPSSYYDRVVDVMEELMKFTLLVRGREAYLVDRYSERKESAEALSKRVNQRSI, encoded by the coding sequence ATGACTGAGTTTTCCAGCGAACCCCCAAATGACTTTCCAAATCTGGACCTGTCGCTTTTCGATGTACCAACACCGGAAAAGCTCACGCAGAGCGCAGAACCACAGCACAAGCCGCGCATACTTCTACTGTACGGATCAACCCGCGAGCGCTCCTTCAGTCAGTTGCTGACCCGCGAAGCGGCACGCCTGTTGGAGCTCATGGGCGCCGAAACCGCAATCTTCGATCCTTCCGGGCTGCCGCTGCCGGACGATGCGCCCGTCGATCACCCCAAGGTACAGGAACTGCGCGACCTGGTGATGTGGTCGGAAGGCCAGGTTTGGTGCTCGCCAGAACGCCATGGTTCGATGTCGGCGGTGTTCAAGGCCCAGATCGACTGGATCCCGCTCGCCCTGGGCGCGGTTCGTCCCTCACAGGGCAAGACGTTGGCGGTGATGCAAGTGTGCGGCGGCTCGCAATCCTTCAACACGGTGAACCAACTTCGCGTGTTGGGTCGTTGGATGCGCATGGTCACGATCCCCAATCAATCCTCCGTCCCCAAAGCCTTCCTTGAGTTCGACGAAGCCGGACGCATGAAGCCATCGTCCTATTACGACCGGGTTGTCGATGTCATGGAGGAACTGATGAAGTTCACCTTGCTGGTGCGTGGCAGAGAAGCCTATTTGGTCGACCGCTACTCCGAGCGCAAGGAAAGCGCCGAAGCACTTTCCAAACGTGTTAACCAGAGGTCCATCTAG
- a CDS encoding S8/S53 family peptidase has protein sequence MLLRPTALATLFTLAAGTATAAPEPLRLESLKRCGDLLQSQHQDWCLTARGLGDATPQLKLGAKALPADTVQREGANLRLRLDSTDYQSGPLWLEDGPRTSNAAWLTLRNSHVLAAGPDEVAKNMDGLTTYVDLVSVLIEEDRDGRQEAERLAQKYGAKVVGSIAPLNLYQLRLPAKDLVQRDALVLRLGSETSVDAVVTEESSAEESEQAPAQPEEPKKPALDSDEWAANRFLDAVNYYQRRIPGRQPPIQPQPVRIGLIERDVDFDTTDFADYLGACSPPRTCVYARDADKPDNHGTTVAGILAARWDDSGNTGLLRGLDKASGGFEVIVERNSDAGITAKIAASVNLVEDGVRVLNWSWGIHRVGAKDIKGDDVDSLLRSGLAMGGYEELLEEFFLWLRKEHPDVIVVNSAGNGSSFSGSDEYRLPSSFITEQLLVVGGHQRSERTGVAVDDPAYAVKRSSSNIDMRVDITAAACAHASTTNAGQQGAVHCGTSYATPMVAGLLAAMLSINPQLQPEQLRMLLRRSAMTIGDNHDFEQMDAEDLTAPILPSERRYQLNDKDVGRSARLDMQKALDLAAQSRDRVR, from the coding sequence ATGCTCCTACGACCCACTGCCCTCGCGACCTTGTTCACCCTGGCTGCCGGCACGGCAACCGCTGCGCCGGAACCTCTGCGCCTGGAAAGCCTGAAACGCTGTGGCGACCTGCTGCAAAGCCAGCATCAGGACTGGTGCCTGACAGCGCGCGGGCTGGGCGACGCAACGCCACAACTCAAGTTGGGCGCAAAGGCACTACCCGCAGACACGGTCCAGCGTGAAGGGGCAAACCTGCGCTTGCGCCTGGACAGCACCGATTACCAGAGTGGCCCGCTCTGGCTGGAAGACGGCCCCCGCACCAGCAATGCCGCCTGGCTGACCTTGCGCAACAGTCATGTGCTGGCCGCCGGGCCGGACGAAGTGGCGAAGAACATGGACGGCCTGACCACCTACGTCGACCTGGTCAGCGTGCTGATCGAGGAAGACCGTGATGGTCGTCAGGAAGCCGAGCGGCTGGCCCAGAAATACGGAGCGAAAGTGGTCGGTAGCATCGCGCCGCTGAACCTGTACCAACTTCGTCTGCCGGCCAAGGATCTGGTGCAGCGTGACGCCTTGGTCCTGCGTCTGGGCAGCGAGACCAGCGTGGATGCCGTGGTCACCGAGGAGTCCTCGGCCGAAGAAAGCGAGCAGGCCCCTGCCCAGCCTGAAGAGCCGAAGAAACCGGCCCTGGACTCTGACGAATGGGCCGCGAATCGCTTTCTCGACGCGGTGAATTATTACCAACGACGCATCCCCGGGCGACAGCCGCCCATCCAGCCGCAACCGGTGCGCATCGGCCTGATCGAGCGCGATGTGGATTTCGACACGACGGATTTCGCGGACTACCTCGGTGCTTGCTCACCACCGCGCACCTGCGTCTACGCCCGTGATGCGGACAAACCGGACAACCACGGCACAACCGTCGCCGGCATCCTCGCCGCACGCTGGGACGACAGTGGCAACACCGGTTTGCTCCGAGGCCTGGACAAGGCCAGCGGTGGCTTCGAGGTCATCGTCGAACGTAATTCCGATGCCGGGATCACCGCCAAAATCGCCGCCTCAGTCAACCTCGTGGAAGATGGCGTGCGCGTGCTCAATTGGAGTTGGGGCATCCATCGCGTCGGCGCCAAAGACATCAAAGGCGATGACGTCGACTCGCTGCTGCGCTCGGGCCTGGCCATGGGCGGCTACGAAGAACTGCTGGAAGAGTTCTTCCTCTGGCTGCGCAAGGAACATCCCGACGTGATCGTAGTGAACTCCGCCGGCAATGGCTCCTCGTTCTCGGGCAGTGACGAATACCGCCTGCCCTCCTCCTTCATCACCGAGCAATTGCTGGTGGTCGGCGGGCACCAGCGCAGCGAACGCACCGGCGTCGCCGTCGACGACCCGGCCTATGCGGTCAAGCGCAGCTCCTCGAACATCGACATGCGCGTCGACATCACCGCCGCCGCTTGCGCCCACGCCTCGACAACCAACGCCGGCCAGCAAGGCGCAGTGCATTGCGGCACGTCCTACGCCACGCCCATGGTCGCGGGCCTGCTGGCGGCGATGCTGTCCATCAACCCGCAACTGCAACCCGAGCAGTTGCGCATGCTGCTACGCCGCAGCGCCATGACCATCGGCGACAACCACGACTTCGAACAGATGGACGCCGAAGACCTCACCGCGCCCATCCTGCCGTCGGAGCGTCGCTACCAACTCAATGACAAAGACGTCGGCCGCTCGGCGCGGCTGGACATGCAAAAGGCCCTGGACCTGGCCGCGCAAAGCCGTGATCGCGTGCGCTGA
- a CDS encoding hydroxymethylglutaryl-CoA lyase, protein MNSHLDLSVRLVEVGARDGLQNENRTLAPAIRVELLKKLANAGLRTLEAGAFVSERWVPHMAGSGDVFKALPDLPDVTWTALVPNARGLEEALAAGCREVAVFAAASEAFSQKNINCSIAESLERFEAVMVRARDADVRVRGYVSCVMGCPFTGHVKPETVAAVSAALYGMGCYEISLGDTIGTGTPAATKALLDACTRVVPVNALAGHFHDTYGMAIANIHTALGMGVRVFDSSVAGLGGCPYSPGATGNVATEDVLYLLDGLGIKHGVDLDAVVDAGEFIDAHLGRETASRVARALLAKRRREA, encoded by the coding sequence ATGAATAGCCATCTCGACCTGTCCGTTCGATTGGTGGAAGTCGGTGCCCGCGACGGCTTGCAAAACGAGAACCGGACGCTCGCCCCCGCCATACGAGTCGAGTTGCTTAAAAAACTCGCCAATGCGGGCCTGCGGACACTCGAAGCCGGTGCATTTGTCTCAGAACGATGGGTGCCGCACATGGCAGGATCAGGTGACGTCTTTAAAGCGTTGCCGGACCTGCCGGATGTCACCTGGACCGCGCTCGTCCCGAACGCTCGCGGACTGGAGGAAGCGCTGGCAGCGGGTTGCCGCGAGGTGGCGGTATTCGCCGCCGCTTCCGAGGCGTTCTCTCAAAAGAACATCAATTGCTCCATAGCCGAGAGCCTCGAGCGCTTTGAGGCAGTCATGGTGCGCGCCCGGGATGCCGACGTCAGGGTGCGAGGCTATGTCTCGTGCGTGATGGGTTGCCCGTTCACAGGTCACGTTAAACCTGAAACGGTGGCTGCCGTGAGTGCCGCTCTCTATGGGATGGGCTGCTACGAAATCAGCTTGGGCGACACCATTGGAACAGGAACGCCCGCGGCCACCAAAGCGTTGCTGGACGCCTGTACCCGGGTGGTTCCAGTGAACGCCTTGGCAGGTCATTTCCATGACACTTATGGAATGGCGATTGCCAACATCCATACCGCTCTGGGGATGGGTGTTCGTGTGTTCGACAGTTCCGTGGCCGGGCTGGGTGGTTGCCCCTACTCCCCTGGCGCGACCGGAAACGTGGCCACTGAAGATGTGCTTTATCTGCTGGATGGCCTGGGGATCAAACACGGCGTCGACCTGGATGCCGTCGTTGACGCCGGGGAGTTCATTGACGCTCATCTGGGTCGAGAAACGGCGTCCAGAGTTGCACGGGCGCTCTTGGCGAAACGACGACGAGAGGCCTGA